Within Styela clava chromosome 8, kaStyClav1.hap1.2, whole genome shotgun sequence, the genomic segment CTTGGAAATTCAAAACAAGAGTCCAAGCAGACGAAAAATAGACAAATTCCGACGTCATTCGGGGGTTTACGATATACGCCCCTTCACGCCTTGACTCTGAATAATCATATTCAAACGATTACTCACTTAGATACGTGATCAAAACAATTATTATCAGAAAGAGAGTGCTCTCTTTAGATCTTCATCTTGAAGTAGACAATATTTATTATAGATTTTCTTAAAAACTACATTGCGTGACAAAGTGATTGTTTACCCCACACTTCGAACTCGTGTCAATGCTTTGACCCTGCCTATAACCTAGCAAAATGGAGGAAAGGGATACTAAAATTGTCGGTACACTTGGCAAAGGACAAGTGcgtgttttttatttgtatcgAAGCAGACCCCTTTCTAAGAATTGTACATTTCTGTCTTCCATACCTTCCTATCATACAGCATATTATTTTAATGGCTCATTATactaaataaattgattttattaaaaCCTCGTTACGTAAAAAGTAAAACAGCCTTCGTCGCGTTAGCGGTCGCAACATTATTGCAGCAGGCTGTTTACTCCTAATCAAGAATTGAATACTTTATATACTAGGAACATAACATAATATAATGAATGAAAAGTAAAAAGCTGCATTTGAAAGAATATTAACATAAGCAATTTGAATTTACAcatattgtgaataaaatttgGCAATATTTTACACATTTCCTGATACCGAGTTAGGATGCAAAGccaatgaaaacaaataatcatcattatatgtaaaaaaaaatatgaatttggcAACGACCGTTCGTAAAATGAAGTATAACAATTACGTTTCACATACTACAATAATTcgcaattaaaatatatataataattctCTCGCGGCTAAAACAGGTCTAAATGTTAAAATCAAACAGAATAACAAGGTATCATGGCGAAATTGTCTTTTTCACTACCTCATCGCTTGAGCACATCGAAGCAGATGGGGGATTCTGAGTATTCGATAATGCAACAGTTTCACCTTCGCAAAAAACACTcgatattatttcaattttgcctGTTTTTAATGGGTCCATCAAGAGTACGTGTGCATTAAAAGGAACGGGATCGTCTCTAGAACTTTCTGGTTGATATGGAATTTCTGTCACGTGATGAAATCCATTTTTGGCATAAAAATGTGAGGTTACCGAACTGTGGCTGATTGCAGCTATCACTGGGCAATTATTTCTGTTTGCTTGAGCATCGCAATCTGCTTTATTTGATAAAGAGCCGGATGTCGCTTGATTTTCGGGTGACAGAACGTCGTCTTCTTTTATATCTTTTTTCCGATTACTTACTTTTCTgcgaaattgttttttatttggtgTATCGCTACATTTTCCATTCGATTCGTGCTTTGGTAATGTTGTAGGGCTTGGAACTGGCATATGATGTAGTAGCGCAAGTCCATGAAGAAACTTCATCCAATATTCACGATGAGAATTCTCTATTTGTGGAGTTTGTTTCAACTCTTTAGAGCATGTCGGTTTTATATTTGATGAATCATTATCTTCATGTGAATGGCTGGAAAAAATATTCCACAAACGCGTTAAAATTCCAACATCATTTGACTGCGGGTGATTTTCTTCGACATCCCGGTGAATATCAACAAGTGAATTTTGGCCATTGCAAGCTTCGCCATTTTGTAGCTTTGacatttcaattaaaatttccTTCTGGTGCTGGTCGTTTGCCGTTTGATATCGAAGCATGATTTCGACAGTTTTTCGAAAAACTACACTACCTAGTCCATGCAAGCACAGATCGGGATCGATTGCACAAAATAAACCATTCCACATAGGAGCACGAGCCTTTCGTAGTAATTTTGTGACGGTCTCTTGTTCCCACAATTCGTACCTGATTTTAAAAACAAGATATTTTCGTACAAtaacattctaaaataaaaacgaaGAAGAAGtctatttaaaaatttcaaacagaATTTTTTAACGTTCTACTCGAAAAAAAGagatcttatcgacaaacagcACACCCAGATCTGACTTGTATGTAAATATAAGGTcttcaaaaaaagctttaattgATGACTAAAACCCACTCGTTCTATGAACCTATGCTATGTTTAAAACTGTACTCATAAAGTTAGATTTAACCAGTCACCACAAAATGTCTCATGCATCGACCAATATGCTTTTTCATGAAAACGCGGAAACGATACTATCCTATCACCGATAGAAATCACCAGATAGAAACCATCCCTGAATCGttaaaaaatcatattaaacGATGCTCACTCTATTACGCGTTGCAAACAATCCTGACTAACTTCCGCCAGCTTATACTTTTTGTAAGCTTCCCAATACAAGTTGTCGTCCTGCAGTGCCCAAGCTATCCCATCATCTGCCGGGGGAACAAATAATAACGCACCTCTGATATCCAGCGCCTcctgaaaaataaagaaaaaaggATTTTTAATAACATAATCTCAAAATTGGTAATTTTATGCTATCGCATCACGTGACCGATATTACTTTTCAGAAATTTGAAACGATAATAATAATTCTAGCTAAATAACACTGTTTCTTTATATAAACCGTAACTTTGATAAACAAACTTCGACTCAGACTTGTTTTATCCCCCAAAGCGAttatttaaaatgacttttcgtcAGTTCAAGCGATATACAGTTAAAGTCAATGTGACTGATAACTCATTTCCTTTTACCAAATTAGagcaatttaaaatgaaaagaaaatgcCGAAAATTATGCTGGTGGTTGAAATTGTGGTAACTTTGTTTAACTCCAAATTCGATATGGCGTTCTATTTGTCGCAAACTCAAATCGAAAGAGTCATTCGAAATATTGTAAAATCTGGAGGTTAAATAAATACACCGTCTAGATGTGagtagaatatttttatatggacTGTGTAAAACTCTTTGCCACTGTTAAGGGTCAATTTGAGATTTTAGTATTAAAAtcagatttattattttattacttaCGTACTCCTGTGCcttatttatttctattatcCCTCGACCAAGCTTGATCTGGACTTAGTGCAAATGGTCGAGTCGCGAACAATTTTAGATTAGGCTTGGCAAAAAATGTCTTTTATGTAATAACAGTAAACGTTAAGTAAAATACCAATTATTTTTAACACATACAATAGATATATATACCTACATCAGAAAAAgttacaaatatttcatttcactcTAAAACCTTATCGATTACGGATGCCTGACAGATAATTTAATTTAGGAAATTGGGCGAATAAGGATGTGACGATGGCGCTAACGGTGACTTATTTCATTGTTGTTTTTTACCTTTCGTCCTTCTTGAGTTTTGATTTCAGTATCTTGACATCTTAGAACCATCAGGATTCCCTTCCCGTGACGGACTGCTACGTCATAGTTTGCTTCCAAATACCGTCGCATGAATTCTGGTCTTTTCCCCTCGTTCGGTTCCAAATGAGCATACAGAGGATATTTTTGGAATGACTTTACCAAAACCTTTTTCGCCTTTAACCAATCTTCCTCTGAATCGGCGACATCCATCTGCCATCTATTTATAACAAATATACATGTACATGTGTGTCTTTTAATATTAGTTATGCACATTCGCCATTAACCCTGGCCTCCCCCACGCTGGAGGACAATACCAGtgtttatgaaaatatatacaaaaaagtcAATACACACATGCATAATGTTAAAAACTACATTGTATCGTAACATGCTAAAATAATGTTTGACTTAAAAGTGCACAACCAATATTTACTATTACTTTATTAAATTGTGCCATTACAGTAAACTTTATCTTACACAGTATAAGAGGTTTACTCACTTGTATCTCTTTGtcattttcaaattctaatGTCGTGAATTTATTATTACATAGAATGTAATATAGAATATATTAGATCCTAAAATCATAAATTACATttcaatacatttttataaaaatatataccacGTCATTCGACTTTGAACAGTTTCATATACAGTATAAATATGCTATAGTGGATAATATTGTTAAAATAGTGAAGTGCCATATAAATTCTTTGTAAAGTCAAAAGAAGactttaattcaatttttcgtAATAACATAAGGGGGTcagaataatttttcaaaaaataattatacaatCAAAGCCCTCAGAAAGGTTTTCCTTGAGCAAAACCAATTTTCGAATTCGCGACATGAAGCCAATTATTAGTACCCTTAGTAgttgttttaaagatataacaTATTACAATCACCTAGTGTTGCAAAGACAAATTTTATCTAATATCAATATTGCTATCGACCGACACTTACTTACTTGTGCTGATGTATCTGTACTATCAGATTTATACTGGCCACTAGCATTTGAGATCTCTGATTTATATAGATTTCCCAATGTTCAAGCATATAAATCGAATTTGAAcaaattgtttattattgttatatatttaaCAATAGCAAAATGGAGAAATATAAAAGGAGAGAAAACATTTGGGAGCAAATATTATACTTCCCCTTATTTAAAATAGCACCTCTTTTGAGAGtgattgatttttaaaatgattttatcaGCACACGTTTTTAACTTTAAAATCCAATAGAAAGAAAATATTGGTTGACTTGTGTAATCCATCGGTTTTATATTCTTTGTTCTCAAAGGGTAAATTTATATACTCTTATTCATAAAACGATATCAggaattattttattgtctatTATATCAAAGATGGAAACTCTTCATTGAATTTGAATGACCTGCTTGAGTTACAAAAACATTGCGAATCTttctttatattcaaaatttattttattacacgACGTTGTTGAAGTAAACATACTGTTGTCACCATCAAAAATTTGCGATTTTGAAGtaataaaattctgaaatccaTTTTGACTGGTAGCCTATATCATAAGCCTTTAATATAGTAAAATGTCACGGACGATGAAAGTTTTAATCTTGCTATGCTTAACATGAATCGCGAGAATTAGTGGTTGAAAGTATTAAAGAAGACAAAAAGTAAATACAAAAGTCCAAGCACACACAAAAATCTATAGGTGATACAAAACAGCGCACAAGgattcatatataatatatata encodes:
- the LOC120345762 gene encoding uncharacterized protein LOC120345762 — encoded protein: MTKRYKWQMDVADSEEDWLKAKKVLVKSFQKYPLYAHLEPNEGKRPEFMRRYLEANYDVAVRHGKGILMVLRCQDTEIKTQEGRKEALDIRGALLFVPPADDGIAWALQDDNLYWEAYKKYKLAEVSQDCLQRVIEYELWEQETVTKLLRKARAPMWNGLFCAIDPDLCLHGLGSVVFRKTVEIMLRYQTANDQHQKEILIEMSKLQNGEACNGQNSLVDIHRDVEENHPQSNDVGILTRLWNIFSSHSHEDNDSSNIKPTCSKELKQTPQIENSHREYWMKFLHGLALLHHMPVPSPTTLPKHESNGKCSDTPNKKQFRRKVSNRKKDIKEDDVLSPENQATSGSLSNKADCDAQANRNNCPVIAAISHSSVTSHFYAKNGFHHVTEIPYQPESSRDDPVPFNAHVLLMDPLKTGKIEIISSVFCEGETVALSNTQNPPSASMCSSDEVVKKTISP